A genome region from Alkalimarinus coralli includes the following:
- a CDS encoding GGDEF domain-containing protein codes for MSGSKSAKDDLKRWKDKCFAQAEELDQQEKKFEDHIDLLQRMLVRVSLAADGLNEALDKELGSLCDQLRKGSASRSELASRLEKIEAAVLALDGQKSERTGKVLDSLESLVDQLLGLDLERKQKKQLKQFSKEVKSKKSGLRDYPNLLMQYAQLQENALKRQFELLGKEDKNGLLGRLFGSRASAGQASGNSAALNERTPSETSDHFEASDSTELDITSQSVEGEFMPGFSAISGHISSVLNNLIVQLSIPPNAQPIAEKIQTTISTGLNWYELGPTIDDVANLVISAVGKGQKDFEIFLQNLDVRLEKLQSYLAESQSQQIDWHGSSSALDKRVRDQVNTITQEVRDANDIDHLKVSVTSHIETIIASMDDFVAIEDTRIQEMNKQMQELQQRLESMESEAGEIRERLKVERAKALTDVLTGLANREAYEERMLMEFERWQRYHQPAVIVVADIDFFKRVNDDYGHLAGDKVIQIIAKELSNRIRKTDFVARYGGEEFVIIMPETSLKDAIPVMEKTRDMISRLPFHFRDERVQITMSFGVAPFQDKETPEEVFELADKALYKAKENGRNRVEVAASDR; via the coding sequence ATGTCAGGTTCAAAATCGGCCAAAGATGATCTTAAGCGATGGAAAGATAAGTGCTTTGCACAAGCAGAAGAGCTTGATCAACAAGAAAAAAAATTCGAAGATCATATCGATCTGTTGCAGCGTATGCTGGTTCGAGTCAGCTTGGCTGCAGATGGCTTGAATGAAGCGTTAGATAAAGAGCTTGGTTCTTTGTGCGACCAATTAAGAAAAGGCTCTGCCAGCCGTTCTGAATTGGCGAGTCGGCTGGAAAAAATTGAAGCCGCTGTGCTTGCACTGGACGGCCAGAAATCAGAGCGCACAGGCAAAGTTCTCGACTCTCTTGAAAGCCTGGTGGATCAGCTGTTGGGGCTGGATCTGGAGCGCAAGCAGAAAAAGCAGCTTAAGCAGTTCTCGAAAGAAGTTAAGTCAAAAAAGAGCGGGCTGCGAGACTACCCGAACCTTTTGATGCAGTATGCCCAGTTGCAGGAAAATGCGCTTAAAAGGCAATTTGAGTTGTTAGGCAAAGAGGACAAAAATGGCTTACTGGGACGCCTGTTTGGTTCCCGGGCCTCAGCCGGACAAGCCTCGGGTAACTCAGCGGCATTAAATGAGCGTACGCCAAGCGAAACGAGTGATCACTTCGAGGCATCAGATTCCACCGAGCTTGATATTACCTCGCAAAGTGTAGAGGGGGAGTTTATGCCTGGCTTCTCTGCTATATCGGGGCATATTAGCTCAGTGCTAAATAACCTGATTGTACAGTTGAGTATCCCGCCAAACGCCCAACCTATTGCGGAAAAAATTCAAACGACCATTAGCACTGGCTTAAACTGGTACGAGTTAGGGCCAACAATTGATGATGTGGCCAATTTGGTTATTTCTGCGGTGGGCAAAGGTCAAAAAGACTTTGAGATATTTTTGCAGAACCTGGACGTTCGCCTAGAGAAACTGCAAAGTTATTTAGCGGAGAGCCAATCGCAGCAGATTGACTGGCACGGGTCGAGCAGCGCTTTGGATAAACGGGTTCGTGATCAGGTCAACACGATTACTCAAGAGGTGCGAGACGCGAACGATATTGATCATCTGAAAGTCTCAGTGACTTCTCATATCGAGACCATTATTGCCTCAATGGATGACTTTGTTGCGATTGAAGACACTCGTATTCAAGAGATGAACAAGCAGATGCAAGAGTTACAGCAGCGCTTGGAGTCAATGGAAAGTGAAGCGGGAGAAATCAGAGAGCGATTAAAAGTAGAAAGAGCCAAGGCATTAACCGATGTGCTAACGGGGTTAGCCAACCGTGAGGCCTACGAAGAAAGGATGCTGATGGAGTTTGAACGTTGGCAGCGATACCACCAGCCGGCGGTTATTGTTGTTGCTGATATTGACTTTTTTAAGCGGGTCAATGATGACTATGGTCACCTTGCTGGCGACAAAGTTATCCAGATTATTGCCAAAGAACTCTCTAACCGAATTCGTAAAACAGACTTTGTAGCCCGCTATGGCGGAGAAGAGTTCGTTATTATCATGCCGGAAACGAGCCTGAAAGATGCGATTCCGGTAATGGAAAAAACCCGGGATATGATCTCGAGGCTACCCTTTCACTTTCGTGATGAGCGCGTTCAGATAACCATGTCGTTTGGTGTGGCCCCGTTCCAGGATAAAGAAACACCCGAAGAAGTTTTCGAGTTGGCTGATAAAGCGTTATACAAGGCTAAAGAAAATGGCAGAAACCGGGTAGAGGTTGCTGCAAGTGATCGTTAG